The Methanosphaera sp. BMS genome contains a region encoding:
- a CDS encoding Mur ligase family protein translates to MNVKHNLALRMGKLTLAILKLFNKNGTALPGKVALTIDNSFLDVINKSCDRIILITGTNGKTTTNNIINHIISDYNVLSNLRGANMPQGIASTYVRNTQKSYDYGVFEVDEGSLDYISSFLKPDYIILTNFFRDQLDRYGEIEGIINEVLEDIKLLPEATLIINCDDPYVNQFRNKLDNEVIGFGVDIKSESAENYLNLKKCPLCGRKLTYTNYYYGHLGTYECQECGFNNNKKEYSVISAVENDSSQTITIKHDNNEYVIEYPYVGLYNAYNLCGAFALSDELNFNLDKSIEKIESFTFSIGRMEEFNYKNKIVKVILTKNPVGLGQVTDIISNDDRKKSILHILNDNPADGRDISWIWDATTKIDNDDSVINYYCSGIRAEDIALKKKYDDVDVEKIHIDDNMYSCIDTAIEDDVEIVYVLPTYTAVFDTRDYISKIVNR, encoded by the coding sequence ATGAACGTAAAACATAACCTGGCATTAAGAATGGGTAAACTAACCTTAGCTATTCTCAAACTATTTAACAAAAATGGTACTGCACTACCGGGAAAGGTTGCTTTAACCATCGATAACTCATTTTTAGATGTCATAAACAAAAGTTGTGATAGAATCATATTAATCACTGGAACAAATGGTAAAACAACTACCAATAACATCATTAACCATATAATTAGTGATTATAATGTGTTGTCAAACCTTAGAGGTGCCAATATGCCTCAAGGTATAGCCAGTACATATGTAAGAAACACCCAGAAAAGCTATGATTATGGAGTTTTTGAGGTAGATGAAGGATCATTGGACTACATCAGCAGCTTTTTGAAGCCTGATTATATTATTCTAACCAACTTCTTTAGAGATCAGCTTGACCGTTACGGTGAAATTGAAGGGATAATCAATGAAGTACTTGAAGACATCAAGCTGCTACCGGAAGCCACGTTAATAATTAACTGTGATGATCCATATGTCAATCAGTTTAGAAATAAGTTGGATAATGAAGTAATCGGATTTGGAGTAGACATCAAATCAGAATCAGCAGAGAATTATCTGAATCTTAAGAAATGTCCATTATGTGGACGTAAACTGACCTATACCAATTATTATTATGGACATCTGGGCACATATGAATGTCAGGAATGCGGATTCAATAATAACAAAAAAGAATACAGTGTCATTTCTGCTGTTGAAAATGATTCTTCACAGACAATTACCATAAAACATGATAATAATGAATATGTCATCGAATATCCATATGTTGGATTGTACAATGCATATAACCTATGTGGTGCATTTGCATTATCGGATGAATTGAATTTTAATCTTGATAAAAGTATTGAAAAGATAGAATCATTCACCTTTAGCATAGGCAGGATGGAAGAGTTTAACTATAAAAATAAGATAGTGAAGGTTATCTTAACAAAAAATCCAGTTGGTTTAGGCCAGGTAACCGACATAATATCCAATGATGATAGAAAAAAGAGCATACTGCACATATTGAATGATAATCCTGCAGATGGTAGAGACATATCCTGGATATGGGATGCAACCACCAAAATTGATAATGATGACAGTGTAATAAATTATTATTGCAGCGGCATAAGGGCAGAGGATATAGCCCTTAAAAAGAAGTACGACGATGTAGATGTCGAAAAGATTCATATTGATGATAATATGTACAGTTGTATCGATACGGCCATAGAAGATGATGTGGAGATTGTATATGTACTTCCTACATATACGGCCGTATTTGATACAAGAGATTATATTAGTAAAATTGTAAACAGATGA
- a CDS encoding pyridoxamine kinase — protein MSDTIKILTIQDISCYGQCSITVALPIISAFGIETAVLPSAVLSTHTSGFTDYTFRDLTEDLPAIKEHWEKEDIYFDAIYTGYIGSIKQLDYIKDIIDSRLKEDGVVFVDPAMADYGEFYYGFDQEFADKMGELCKLGDYVLPNTTEACYLLHKEWKPDFTKEEMLEMAEELSQFTKKHVILKGDNHRENELGMIVFDNEDNKSEIVYNDKIDHLSHGTGDVFASAFVGSTMNGKTPTQSAKIAGEFTKKAIEKTIGDSNHAYGVKFEQVIPELYDLLKSI, from the coding sequence ATGAGTGATACAATAAAAATTTTAACTATCCAGGATATTTCATGTTACGGTCAGTGTTCAATAACAGTTGCACTTCCAATCATATCTGCTTTTGGAATTGAAACGGCAGTTTTACCATCAGCAGTACTGTCAACACATACCTCCGGATTTACAGATTACACATTCAGGGATTTAACCGAGGATTTACCTGCAATTAAAGAACACTGGGAAAAAGAGGACATCTACTTCGATGCAATATATACAGGTTATATCGGTTCAATAAAACAGTTAGACTACATTAAGGATATTATAGATTCAAGACTAAAAGAGGATGGAGTGGTATTCGTTGATCCTGCCATGGCAGACTATGGAGAATTCTATTATGGATTTGACCAGGAATTTGCAGATAAAATGGGAGAATTATGTAAATTGGGAGACTACGTCCTTCCGAATACAACCGAGGCATGCTACCTGCTTCATAAAGAGTGGAAGCCAGATTTCACAAAGGAAGAAATGCTGGAAATGGCAGAAGAACTTTCACAGTTTACCAAAAAACATGTTATTCTTAAAGGAGACAATCATCGTGAAAACGAACTTGGAATGATTGTCTTTGACAATGAGGATAACAAATCAGAAATCGTTTACAACGATAAGATAGATCATTTATCACATGGAACAGGAGACGTATTCGCATCAGCATTCGTAGGTTCAACAATGAATGGTAAAACTCCAACACAATCAGCAAAAATAGCAGGTGAATTTACCAAAAAAGCCATTGAAAAAACCATTGGAGATTCAAATCATGCATATGGAGTCAAATTCGAACAGGTGATTCCTGAATTATATGATTTATTAAAATCAATATAA
- a CDS encoding ARPP-1 family domain-containing protein: MTEVLDEILNDINTFAPQHFGNMTVIGLNIPENRDVDLMSLKKGLELGLVEISEVDEGGSVGEVRVINNAVTPLLILDGEEIIGAKQNRIANATIIIEAKSEKIIPVSCTEAGRWHYNSQHFASSRHMASSLVRRDKSSSVYNSLKSRRGYKSDQQKVWNNIAATEHSLSYESPTNSLNDVYREKTYDIDRYRDAFKLQENQNGFIVYINGRLVGLEMIYNSDRYKEYHDRLVESYIIDAMRKQDEEVKIVDESSEDFLEDIRKSKMESYDSVGLGVDYRVDDEDITGSAVVFDETLINASFFKKRDESLEADI, from the coding sequence ATGACTGAGGTTTTAGATGAAATATTAAACGATATTAACACATTTGCTCCACAGCATTTTGGTAACATGACCGTTATTGGATTGAACATTCCCGAAAATAGGGATGTTGACTTGATGAGTTTGAAAAAAGGATTGGAACTAGGTTTGGTTGAAATATCCGAAGTCGACGAGGGCGGTTCAGTAGGTGAAGTAAGAGTAATCAACAACGCCGTAACGCCATTGCTTATATTGGATGGTGAAGAAATTATAGGTGCAAAACAAAATAGAATCGCAAATGCCACTATAATCATAGAGGCAAAAAGCGAAAAGATTATACCTGTAAGCTGTACAGAAGCCGGTAGATGGCATTACAATTCACAACATTTTGCATCTTCCAGACACATGGCATCCAGTCTTGTAAGACGTGACAAATCAAGCAGCGTTTACAATTCATTAAAATCCCGTAGAGGTTATAAATCAGATCAACAAAAAGTTTGGAACAACATTGCTGCTACAGAACACAGCCTTTCTTATGAAAGTCCAACTAATTCATTGAATGATGTTTATCGGGAAAAAACATATGATATAGATAGATATAGGGATGCGTTTAAGTTACAGGAAAACCAGAATGGATTCATTGTATATATCAATGGAAGACTGGTTGGTTTGGAAATGATATACAACAGTGACAGATACAAGGAATATCATGATAGGCTAGTAGAAAGCTATATCATAGATGCCATGAGAAAGCAGGATGAAGAAGTCAAAATTGTTGATGAAAGCAGTGAAGACTTCCTTGAGGATATTAGAAAATCCAAAATGGAATCCTATGATTCTGTAGGTTTAGGTGTTGATTACCGGGTTGATGATGAGGATATCACAGGCAGTGCCGTGGTATTTGATGAAACATTAATCAACGCATCATTCTTTAAAAAACGTGATGAATCACTAGAGGCTGACATTTAA
- a CDS encoding type 1 glutamine amidotransferase, whose protein sequence is MQLDLFHLYPDMLNLYGDTGNVRCLTKRAETRGIHVNIHNFSDDNKDDLNDGDLFFIGGGSDKSQQLVYRDFLDYKDTFKDLIDNDKVVLAVCGGYQLLGAEYIDKEGNCLPGLNILDYNTASSDKKRIIGNIIIKSSLDITPKTIVGFENHGGRTYSKYDALGDVLVGYGNNEDDKTEGVVYKNYIGTYLHGPILPKNPHLADYLILKALQNKYDIDSLEPIDDSIEMKAHQKVLKLYG, encoded by the coding sequence ATGCAGCTAGATCTATTTCACCTATACCCGGACATGCTAAACCTTTATGGTGATACCGGCAATGTCCGATGTCTTACAAAAAGAGCTGAAACTCGCGGCATACATGTTAACATACATAACTTTAGTGATGATAATAAAGACGATTTGAATGATGGCGACTTGTTCTTTATAGGTGGAGGTTCAGATAAATCACAGCAATTAGTTTATAGGGATTTTCTCGACTATAAGGACACTTTCAAGGATTTGATTGATAATGATAAGGTAGTTCTTGCAGTATGTGGTGGTTATCAGTTACTTGGAGCCGAATATATTGACAAGGAAGGAAATTGTCTGCCTGGTCTTAATATCCTGGATTATAACACTGCTTCAAGTGATAAAAAAAGAATTATTGGCAACATCATTATTAAAAGTAGTTTGGATATTACTCCCAAGACCATCGTAGGTTTTGAAAATCATGGCGGTAGAACATACAGTAAATATGATGCACTGGGGGATGTTTTAGTTGGCTATGGCAATAATGAGGATGACAAAACAGAGGGTGTGGTTTATAAAAATTATATTGGAACATATCTTCATGGACCTATACTTCCAAAAAATCCACACTTGGCTGACTATCTTATACTAAAGGCCCTCCAAAACAAATATGATATCGATTCATTAGAACCGATTGATGACTCAATAGAAATGAAAGCTCATCAAAAAGTATTAAAATTATATGGCTAA
- a CDS encoding MATE family efflux transporter, whose amino-acid sequence MEENENIEILRGDPKKALIKIAIPMVFALLLISFNNIIDRIWVAGLGTDVLAAIGFVSPLFMIIIGMGNGLGAGSNSSISRFIGSKQKDDAGNSALHSLLIVMVVSILIPLFVLPFFDDIVVYMGAGSVMNYVRDYGIPILLGSFAFLFNLLFSSQLRAEGDMKKATFVMAAVEVLNMILDPIFIYVFDLGIKGAALATVVASIIPTLVAVYWLFIKKNTYINYNVRNFKYHSSYIRDILTVGIPASLEEFIISMVNIILNSMLVIVSGTSIIAAFNISFIILQLGMMPCIAIGTSAITVAGVAYGAKEYDKVKTTCHYGIKISLMIATIITVLIVLFAPQLAMLFTYNQANNGLYNLIIDVLRIVSVFLVVTPVGGICAMVFQGMGKGTISLLLTVVRELVFVVLLSYLFGILLNFGVNGILNGFVMGLIIGSAISLIVFELFIKKVKNANTT is encoded by the coding sequence TTGGAAGAAAATGAAAATATTGAAATTCTAAGGGGAGATCCCAAGAAGGCTCTTATAAAAATCGCTATCCCTATGGTCTTTGCATTGCTGCTAATCAGTTTTAACAATATCATTGACAGGATATGGGTTGCGGGTCTGGGTACCGATGTGCTTGCGGCCATAGGATTTGTATCGCCATTATTCATGATAATCATAGGCATGGGCAATGGACTTGGAGCAGGTTCAAACTCTTCAATATCACGATTTATCGGTTCAAAACAAAAGGATGACGCGGGAAACAGTGCACTTCATTCATTGTTGATTGTTATGGTGGTATCAATATTGATTCCACTTTTTGTACTTCCATTTTTTGATGATATAGTGGTATATATGGGTGCCGGTAGCGTAATGAATTATGTCCGTGATTACGGCATACCTATTCTATTGGGTAGCTTTGCATTCCTATTCAATCTACTGTTTTCAAGTCAGTTAAGAGCAGAAGGTGATATGAAGAAGGCTACCTTTGTCATGGCGGCAGTTGAAGTACTTAACATGATTCTTGATCCTATATTTATCTATGTATTTGACCTTGGAATAAAGGGTGCTGCCCTTGCTACTGTAGTAGCATCGATAATACCTACACTTGTAGCTGTTTACTGGCTATTTATCAAGAAAAATACGTATATAAACTACAACGTTAGAAACTTCAAGTATCATTCAAGTTACATTAGGGACATATTGACCGTCGGTATACCGGCCAGTCTTGAAGAGTTCATAATATCAATGGTAAACATAATCCTTAATTCAATGCTAGTGATTGTGTCAGGTACCAGCATAATTGCGGCATTCAACATATCATTCATTATCCTGCAGCTGGGTATGATGCCATGTATTGCCATTGGTACATCAGCAATTACGGTTGCAGGTGTAGCTTATGGAGCAAAGGAATATGACAAGGTTAAGACTACATGTCATTACGGCATTAAGATTAGTCTGATGATAGCTACTATAATCACAGTGCTGATAGTATTATTTGCACCTCAACTAGCAATGCTATTTACATATAATCAGGCAAACAATGGACTATACAATTTGATAATTGATGTATTACGCATAGTATCAGTATTTCTGGTTGTAACACCTGTCGGTGGTATATGTGCAATGGTATTTCAAGGTATGGGAAAGGGTACAATATCCTTGCTTTTAACGGTTGTACGGGAGTTAGTATTTGTTGTACTATTATCCTACCTCTTTGGTATATTGTTAAACTTTGGCGTAAATGGTATATTAAATGGATTTGTAATGGGCCTTATTATAGGTTCTGCAATATCATTAATAGTATTTGAACTTTTCATCAAAAAAGTTAAAAATGCCAATACCACCTAA
- a CDS encoding tautomerase family protein — protein MPYIRIKAYPKDEDTKKKVVEEINDIFLKYWGCPQEALCISLEEVEPEKWNESVREVEILPNKEKMMIFDGKKQY, from the coding sequence ATGCCATATATTAGAATTAAAGCTTACCCAAAAGATGAAGACACTAAAAAGAAAGTTGTGGAAGAAATAAATGACATATTCCTTAAATACTGGGGATGTCCCCAGGAAGCACTATGCATATCCTTAGAAGAGGTTGAACCAGAAAAATGGAATGAATCGGTTAGAGAAGTTGAAATATTACCTAATAAAGAAAAAATGATGATATTTGACGGAAAAAAACAGTACTGA
- a CDS encoding transporter substrate-binding domain-containing protein, which yields MNSKLLPTISIFVLILLLTSSVSAGFFGETDSNTKNDDKTFIIGFDPQFPPFGFQDSNGEYTGFDVELAKEVARRNNWTFVAEPLIDWETKDNELDSGMIDCIWSEFTIDTREDKYTWSKPYFNNKQVFVVKDDSNISSIKDLKGKSIELQKSTSITNALETNNKTLADSFARMTDVDNYNTAYMDLKSGACDALIVDIGSANYHLNNNENNKTFKILDEELVSEKYGIAFKKGNDALRNQVQDTLDEMYADGTVDKIAQKYSAYGIPEGVIKP from the coding sequence ATGAATAGTAAATTATTACCAACAATTAGCATTTTTGTCCTAATATTATTATTGACAAGTAGTGTAAGTGCTGGTTTCTTTGGCGAAACAGATTCTAACACTAAAAATGATGATAAGACTTTCATCATAGGATTTGACCCTCAATTCCCGCCATTTGGATTTCAAGACAGTAATGGAGAATATACTGGATTTGACGTGGAATTAGCTAAAGAGGTGGCAAGAAGAAACAATTGGACATTTGTAGCCGAACCATTAATTGACTGGGAAACAAAGGATAATGAATTGGATTCCGGAATGATAGATTGTATCTGGAGTGAATTTACAATAGACACAAGAGAAGACAAATACACATGGTCTAAACCATACTTCAATAACAAACAAGTATTTGTAGTAAAAGATGATTCAAACATTTCCTCCATAAAAGACTTGAAGGGTAAAAGCATAGAACTTCAAAAAAGTACTTCCATTACAAACGCATTGGAAACTAATAATAAAACACTGGCAGATTCCTTTGCAAGAATGACCGACGTTGATAACTACAACACAGCATACATGGATCTTAAATCAGGTGCATGTGATGCATTGATAGTTGATATTGGTTCAGCTAACTATCATTTGAATAATAATGAAAATAACAAAACATTTAAAATCCTCGACGAGGAACTTGTATCCGAGAAATATGGAATAGCATTTAAAAAGGGTAATGATGCCCTAAGAAATCAGGTACAGGATACATTGGATGAAATGTATGCCGATGGAACGGTTGACAAGATTGCTCAAAAATACAGTGCCTACGGTATTCCTGAAGGAGTCATTAAACCCTAA
- a CDS encoding DUF6434 domain-containing protein has translation MNSKLNKNLSSDEFREYYFLKEDLVDFCRNEGLKVSGNKKDLEERIIYYLDNDKSLDNTETALKRNKHVDISMDTVIGENFVCSQEVRTFFQNKIGSNFKFKVGFQKWLKSNPDKTFADAIMAYEEITNTLKNSDTTIDSQFQYNTYIRDFFNSNKDKSFKDAVKCWNYKKNLKGLHKYEDSDLIVLEK, from the coding sequence ATGAATTCCAAACTAAATAAGAACTTGTCCAGCGATGAATTTAGGGAGTATTATTTCTTAAAGGAGGACTTGGTTGATTTTTGCAGAAATGAAGGCCTTAAGGTCTCGGGCAATAAAAAGGATCTTGAAGAAAGAATCATATACTACTTGGATAATGATAAAAGCCTTGACAATACCGAAACTGCCTTAAAAAGAAATAAACACGTGGATATATCAATGGACACCGTTATAGGTGAAAACTTTGTTTGTTCACAGGAAGTAAGAACGTTTTTTCAAAACAAGATTGGTTCAAACTTCAAATTTAAGGTAGGATTTCAGAAGTGGTTAAAGTCTAACCCCGATAAGACATTTGCCGATGCCATCATGGCATATGAAGAAATAACCAATACTCTTAAAAATAGTGATACAACTATTGACAGTCAATTCCAATATAATACTTATATCCGGGATTTTTTTAATTCAAATAAAGATAAATCTTTTAAGGATGCAGTTAAATGTTGGAATTATAAGAAGAATCTTAAGGGATTGCATAAATATGAGGACAGTGATCTTATAGTCCTGGAAAAATAA
- a CDS encoding HIRAN domain-containing protein, whose product MKEKGIYFTVNGVNHFHGIKVFKINSLMKLVKEPENNYDDEAIRVELRYAGPSGYVANSVKTVAKGSYSAGRLYDKILDVDYAKVKFIIGDAIIAKVLTNDEVDQEKSNPDSDINYI is encoded by the coding sequence ATGAAAGAAAAAGGTATATATTTTACAGTCAATGGCGTGAATCATTTTCATGGCATTAAAGTATTTAAGATAAATTCTCTGATGAAGCTAGTAAAAGAACCTGAAAATAACTATGATGATGAGGCAATACGTGTTGAACTAAGATATGCCGGCCCATCAGGTTATGTGGCTAACAGTGTTAAAACCGTAGCCAAAGGATCTTATAGTGCAGGACGTTTATATGATAAGATATTGGATGTAGACTATGCAAAAGTTAAATTCATTATAGGGGATGCGATAATTGCCAAGGTTCTTACTAATGATGAAGTAGACCAGGAAAAAAGCAATCCCGATAGTGATATTAACTATATCTAG
- a CDS encoding Ig-like domain repeat protein: MVLFILFALTIISSVSATSNDTTMVNAESTIDNTINQENDNQQSLQDSSIKDSKDLKTATAKHSSKIKVADTTVTYSNKALLKATIVDKTSNKYITTGKVLFKINGVSIGYTDIKNGKASILYNTKNLTAKNYNISVVYGGTKSINGYRSNATLKVNKMQTVVTLSNVNAKTNTSCVISALVKDKNGVKVNEGTVVFKINGVSISQVKVVNGVASLKYTPLNVVKNYTITAKYSGTKRYTYSSRDSKLLVSLKVNVLNWNSKGNIKANKILYNNLTKSSLTNELINAASKGTPYVCLGNGKGNTVFIVSGIHGSELSSQSACVKLINDLSTVNIHGTVYIIPFVAPSYTGNNTRTLNGINLNSVANKKGTISNNVYNFAKSKKAVALGDFHCTMPGGEPGRDAVFGSYKPTAGSATLSKYIAGKTGSSSIIYNRAGTEYPGSLEDYCNLNSITSVTCEVKTAHGTIAKGSVEKSYKMMKSFLAYYKLI; the protein is encoded by the coding sequence ATGGTATTGTTTATTCTATTTGCATTAACCATCATTTCAAGTGTATCTGCCACATCAAATGATACAACAATGGTTAATGCTGAGAGTACAATTGATAATACAATCAACCAAGAAAATGACAATCAACAATCATTGCAGGATTCTTCTATTAAGGATTCTAAGGATTTAAAGACGGCAACTGCAAAGCATAGCTCAAAGATCAAAGTTGCCGATACAACAGTAACCTATTCCAATAAGGCATTGCTTAAGGCAACCATAGTGGATAAAACTTCAAATAAATATATCACCACAGGAAAGGTACTCTTTAAAATAAATGGTGTTAGTATAGGATACACTGATATTAAAAACGGTAAAGCCAGCATACTTTATAATACTAAAAACTTGACTGCAAAAAACTATAACATCAGTGTTGTATATGGCGGTACCAAATCAATCAATGGATACCGTTCTAACGCAACGCTTAAGGTTAACAAGATGCAAACGGTCGTAACATTAAGTAATGTCAATGCCAAAACAAACACATCATGTGTAATAAGTGCCCTGGTTAAGGATAAAAATGGTGTAAAAGTCAATGAAGGTACAGTAGTATTTAAGATAAACGGTGTCAGCATATCTCAGGTAAAGGTAGTTAATGGTGTAGCCAGCTTAAAGTACACACCATTGAATGTTGTTAAAAACTATACGATAACAGCTAAATATAGCGGTACAAAAAGATACACTTATAGCAGTAGGGATAGTAAATTATTGGTTTCACTTAAGGTTAACGTGCTTAACTGGAATAGCAAAGGAAACATTAAGGCAAATAAGATATTATACAATAACCTGACCAAGTCATCCCTTACTAACGAACTGATAAATGCTGCATCAAAGGGAACACCTTACGTATGCTTAGGAAATGGCAAGGGAAATACAGTATTTATCGTAAGCGGTATACATGGAAGTGAACTTTCATCACAATCAGCTTGTGTTAAACTGATAAATGACTTGTCCACAGTTAATATTCATGGAACGGTATATATCATACCATTTGTAGCTCCAAGCTATACAGGAAACAATACACGAACATTAAATGGTATAAATCTTAATAGTGTAGCAAATAAGAAGGGAACAATTAGCAATAACGTCTACAACTTTGCAAAAAGTAAGAAAGCTGTTGCATTGGGTGATTTCCATTGTACAATGCCCGGTGGTGAACCCGGACGTGATGCGGTATTTGGTTCATATAAACCAACCGCCGGCAGTGCCACGCTGTCAAAGTACATTGCAGGTAAAACCGGCAGCAGTTCAATAATTTATAATAGGGCCGGTACTGAATATCCTGGATCATTGGAGGATTACTGTAATCTAAATTCCATAACCAGTGTAACCTGTGAAGTCAAGACAGCTCATGGTACCATAGCAAAGGGCAGTGTTGAAAAATCATATAAGATGATGAAATCCTTCCTGGCATACTATAAGCTAATATAA
- a CDS encoding nitroreductase family protein: protein MMNLTKVIYKRQSIRKYNNKILSEESLHSIRNFIDNSKVLNNNIKWSYDIVDSSKIKTIMNWRAQYYIHIYSQKKENYNENIGFIFQQLDLYLQSNDIGSCWIGVAKPKNNSINHNDHEYVISLAFGYSDEDIHRDIDKINRKSLDEISDRTDDKLDVVRVAPSAMNSQPWYFTHEADDTYNIYRKKQNMIKRRLLDRLNQIDIGIALAHIYISNIDSFKFNKNEAHEEINGYYYEGSFKI from the coding sequence ATGATGAATCTCACAAAAGTAATTTATAAAAGACAATCAATAAGAAAATACAACAATAAAATACTAAGCGAAGAATCACTTCATTCAATCAGAAACTTCATAGATAATTCCAAAGTTTTAAACAACAATATAAAATGGAGCTACGATATTGTCGATTCAAGTAAAATAAAGACAATCATGAACTGGAGGGCACAGTATTATATCCACATCTACAGCCAGAAAAAGGAAAACTATAATGAAAATATAGGATTCATATTCCAGCAATTGGATTTATATCTTCAAAGCAATGATATTGGCAGCTGCTGGATAGGTGTAGCCAAGCCCAAAAACAACTCCATTAATCATAATGACCATGAATATGTTATTTCATTGGCTTTTGGATATAGTGATGAGGACATACATAGGGACATTGACAAAATCAACCGGAAAAGTCTTGATGAAATCTCCGATAGAACTGATGATAAGTTGGATGTTGTACGGGTAGCACCATCGGCAATGAACAGCCAGCCATGGTACTTTACACATGAAGCCGACGATACATATAACATCTATAGAAAAAAGCAGAACATGATTAAAAGGAGATTGCTGGATAGATTAAATCAAATTGATATCGGCATAGCACTGGCACATATATACATATCAAACATTGATTCATTTAAATTTAATAAAAATGAGGCCCATGAAGAAATAAATGGATATTATTATGAAGGATCATTTAAAATATAA
- a CDS encoding helix-hairpin-helix domain-containing protein, with product MILEAIGAIIIFLETIMIIGSRLPDKYDICAIPILIFTMLLYLIFNNGVRLLLLLIFTLISAYLAKNYDENQDDNTNNNSNYNQNTNYNNNTNRTYRFNNNNNYNNNRYNNNYYDHIVDEYSPKEKIKLPSNPKPTHTNPYKDNVNLHKKFPYKGKKTNINTADYNQLCHLPHIGDNRAKRIIEYRSNKKIESINELAFVASLAKTEANDLTERVIYNTEIVNNSDNSDETLNRILDEIRNERAELKKERDELDKRIEEKLNVPYDDTNPQQDNNKDIPREFTVIDINTATEQQLKELPSINIIKAKKIIQLRKAGVYIKSFDDLQEKLNLKDYELEQIRPLVKINIIDTSNSGRRLDL from the coding sequence ATGATTTTAGAAGCAATAGGTGCAATAATAATCTTTCTGGAAACTATCATGATAATAGGGAGTCGATTACCGGATAAATATGACATTTGTGCAATTCCAATATTGATTTTTACAATGTTGCTTTATTTGATATTTAATAATGGTGTTAGACTTCTATTGCTTCTAATATTTACATTAATATCAGCTTATCTGGCAAAAAACTACGATGAAAATCAGGATGATAATACTAATAACAATAGCAATTACAATCAAAACACAAACTATAACAATAATACGAACAGGACATATAGATTTAATAATAACAACAATTACAATAATAATCGATACAACAACAATTACTATGATCATATAGTGGATGAATATAGTCCCAAAGAGAAAATCAAGCTACCAAGCAATCCTAAACCGACACATACCAATCCTTATAAGGATAATGTTAATCTACATAAAAAGTTTCCTTATAAGGGTAAGAAAACCAACATCAACACTGCAGATTATAATCAGTTATGTCATCTTCCTCATATAGGTGATAATCGTGCAAAGAGGATTATCGAGTATAGAAGTAACAAGAAAATTGAATCAATAAATGAATTGGCATTTGTAGCAAGCCTAGCTAAGACGGAGGCAAATGACTTAACTGAAAGGGTCATATATAATACGGAAATTGTAAACAACAGTGATAATTCTGATGAGACATTGAATCGGATACTTGATGAAATAAGAAATGAACGTGCTGAGTTGAAAAAGGAAAGGGATGAATTGGATAAAAGAATAGAGGAAAAATTAAACGTTCCCTATGACGATACAAATCCGCAGCAAGATAATAATAAAGATATTCCAAGAGAATTTACCGTAATTGACATTAATACAGCAACTGAACAACAACTGAAAGAATTGCCTTCAATCAATATTATAAAGGCAAAGAAGATTATTCAGTTAAGAAAGGCCGGCGTGTACATTAAATCATTTGATGACTTGCAGGAAAAACTGAACCTGAAAGATTATGAATTGGAACAAATAAGGCCTCTTGTTAAAATAAATATAATTGATACATCAAATAGCGGCAGACGCCTTGATTTATAG